From one Lotus japonicus ecotype B-129 chromosome 3, LjGifu_v1.2 genomic stretch:
- the LOC130744150 gene encoding protein FAR1-RELATED SEQUENCE 5-like produces the protein MAEINEESRVNLSNSGGMNESEDPDDISGNSGGDDVVINEEDQQQCKLIPELSIDEIRELEFLSEQDAIEFYQHYAQFKGFGVRKDDVRRDAKGNVISRQLVCNREGERHEKHLKKVSRVKEAKPITRVSCQAKFHVRFEAKSKKWMVSYFEPEHNHDLTLAQQVHLIPTFRELTNGDKAQVDTLKLYGVRSCNIMGLMMGQKGGHDSVGFLKKDLYSHVDKNKRISLGAGDAAGSLNYFTRKGEKDSMFYFRFTRTINDNLENLFWCDGSSRLDYQAFGDVVVFDSTYKKNKYNKPVVIFSSYNHHKETTIFACALVSDETMDTYKWVLQRLDEAMFGKHPKAFVTDGDKAMREAIKVVFPNSTHRLCGWHIQQNAVKKIHLANFLDDFNYLIFGNFSPQRFESKWETMVEKYDLGEDKWIKQMYETKEMWVAPFMRERFFAGIRTTSLCEGINSFIKNYVSCKNSMMDFIYNFERAVEEYRHNELTSDFSSCYGEPVLTTALSGIEQGAAKLLTRNMFREVRHVMEQALSLNLVERSEVCNTIMIKLSVCGRSSSQFLDVYDKNQITFECDCGLSDFKGIPCSHIICAMRIEDFTTFPASLVSNRWLKTAKVDFIHTIPSIEFDSEKLKLLRRGAISAACNFLSEYAADDASDFSAVIEDIYKLVSKVQKRRHPKSTEGNLFVIRDPTVVRTRGARKKLKTKKKKRLCSNCRKSGHTIRTCPTLFEGVGDDEGDSSVEVDDDSITENTVVSLAGGDNGGFTSRHIGKAKRKVGDNDNVGSLEANERDVLSPAASPQIDDAGPLLNFGDGMNMFPQFPPTSQIFHSFPPYSSFPSSSGSQQFLSTIHEVERRAKMAKKD, from the exons ATGGCGGAAATTAATGAAGAGTCTCGTGTGAACTTGTCTAATTCTGGAGGCATGAATGAGTCTGAGGATCCGGATGATATCTCAGGTAATTCTGGTGGAGATGATGTGGTCATTAATGAGGAGGACCAGCAACAGTGCAAATTAATTCCCGAGTTGAGCATTGATGAAATTAGGGAGCTGGAGTTTTTGTCTGAGCAGGATGCCATTGAGTTTTACCAGCACTATGCCCAGTTTAAAGGTTTTGGGGTTAGGAAGGATGATGTTCGGCGCGATGCAAAGGGTAATGTTATTAGTCGCCAGCTTGTTTGTAATAGGGAGGGTGAGAGACATGAGAAGCATTTGAAAAAGGTTAGTCGAGTGAAAGAGGCTAAGCCAATTACCAGAGTATCATGCCAAGCTAAATTTCATGTACGTTTCGAGGCAAAGTCTAAGAAGTGGATGGTTTCTTATTTTGAACCTGAGCACAATCATGATTTGACACTGGCTCAGCAAGTTCATTTAATCCCGACATTCAGGGAATTGACTAATGGTGACAAGGCTCAAGTTGACACACTAAAGTTGTATGGCGTGAGGAGTTGCAACATAATGGGTCTCATGATGGGACAAAAAGGAGGTCATGATTCAGTTGGTTTTTTGAAAAAGGACTTGTACAGCCATGTTGATAAGAATAAAAGGATAAGTTTAGGTGCTGGTGATGCTGCTGGTTCATTAAACTATTTTACGCGGAAAGGGGAGAAGGATTCTATGTTCTATTTCAGGTTCACGAGAACAATTAATGATAATCTTGAAAATTTGTTTTGGTGTGATGGAAGCAGTCGTCTTGACTACCAAGCTTTTGGAGATGTAGTAGTGTTTGACAGCACTTACAAAAAGAACAAGTACAACAAGCCTGTTGTTATATTTTCTAGTTACAATCATCACAAGGAGACTACCATTTTTGCCTGTGCATTGGTTTCTGACGAGACCATGGATACTTACAAGTGGGTTTTGCAGAGATTGGATGAAGCTATGTTTGGGAAGCATCCTAAAGCTTTCGTGACAGATGGAGATAAAGCTATGCGTGAGGCTATAAAGGTTGTGTTTCCAAATTCAACCCACAGGCTTTGTGGATGGCACATTCAGCAAAATGCAGTTAAGAAAATTCATTTGGCTAATTTCTTAGATGACTTTAACTATTTGATCTTTGGTAATTTCAGTCCTCAGCGGTTTGAATCAAAGTGGGAGACTATGGTTGAAAAGTATGATCTTGGTGAGGACAAATGGATTAAACAAATGTATGAAACAAAGGAGATGTGGGTTGCTCCATTTATGAGAGAGAGATTTTTTGCTGGCATTAGGACTACCTCGCTATGCGAAGGTATCAACTCTTTCATTAAGAACTATGTGTCGTGCAAAAATAGCATGATGGATTTCATTTATAATTTTGAGAGAGCTGTGGAAGAGTATAGGCACAATGAGTTAACCTCTGACTTTAGCTCATGTTATGGGGAGCCTGTGTTAACCACTGCTTTGAGTGGCATTGAACAAGGAGCTGCAAAACTGTTGACCAGAAATATGTTTAGGGAAGTTAGGCATGTCATGGAACAAGCTTTGAGCCTTAACCTTGTTGAACGGTCAGAGGTCTGCAACACTATAATGATAAAGTTGAGTGTGTGTGGCAGGTCCAGTTCTCAATTCTTAGATGTTTATGATAAGAATCAGATTACATTTGAGTGTGATTGTGGACTATCTGATTTTAAGGGCATTCCTTGTTCTCACATCATATGTGCTATGAGGATTGAGGACTTCACCACATTTCCTGCATCTCTTGTTTCCAACCGGTGGTTGAAGACTGCGAAGGTGGATTTCATACACACAATACCCTCCATTGAGTTTGATTctgaaaaactgaaattgtTGCGTAGAGGTGCCATTTCTGCTGCATGCAATTTTCTTAGTGAATACGCCGCTGATGATGCTTCAGATTTTTCAGCCGTAATTGAGGATATATACAAACTGGTATCGAAAGTTCAGAAACGTCGTCATCCGAAATCTACTGAAGGCAATTTATTTGTGATTCGTGATCCTACTGTTGTGAGAACCCGAGGTGCACGAAAGAAGTTGAAgactaagaagaagaaaagactaTGTTCTAATTGCAGAAAGAGTGGCCACACAATCAGGACATGTCCTACATTATTTGAGGGCGTCGGAGATGATGAAGGAGATTCATCAGTTGAGGTGGATGATGATAGCATTACTGAAAAT ACTGTGGTGTCATTAGCAGGAGGAGATAATGGAGGTTTTACTTCAAGGCATATTGGCAAAGCTAAAAGAAAG GTTGGAGATAATGACAATGTTGGAAGTTTGGAAGCTAATGAACGCGATGTCTTATCACCAGCAGCAAGTCCACAAATTGATGATGCAGGTCCTCTGCTGAATTTTGGGGATGGAATGAATATGTTTCCTCAATTTCCCCCAACTAGCCAGATTTTCCATTCGTTCCCGCCATATTCCTCTTTCCCTTCTTCTAGTGGAAGTCAGCAGTTTTTGTCCACTATTCATGAGGTTGAGAGGAGAGCAAAGATGGCAAAGAAGGATTAG
- the LOC130744149 gene encoding uncharacterized protein LOC130744149 has product MESFKFAFILKLMLKLFGIINELSKILQQKDLNIVLAMELVDVVKARLNTLRESGWDNFFVDVQEFCGDKGIPVPNMDEEIPVRGRSRKEGKTITNLHHYRAEIFYVAIDKICVKMDHRFSERTNIVLDCFSCLDPKNSLSKFNVDKLAHLADIYHTDFSDDDCGTIKEQLATFILQVKRHASFSACDDVASLAMKMVQTEKHLLFSLIYKLIELALILLVSTTSVERDFSAMKIIKSKLRNTINNEWFSDLMICYTEWWIFKSISDFNILQTFTAKKTRRCHLPCGFLPT; this is encoded by the coding sequence ATGGAGAGCTTTAAATTTGCTTTCATTTTGAAGCTTATGTTAAAGTTGTTTGGTATCATAAACGAACTTTCAAAAATCTTGCAACAAAAAGATCTTAATATTGTGCTTGCCATGGAATTAGTTGATGTTGTCAAAGCTCGGTTGAACACATTGAGAGAGAGTGGTTGGGATAATTTCTTTGTTGATGTCCAAGAATTTTGTGGTGATAAAGGTATTCCGGTGCCAAATATGGATGAAGAAATACCAGTTCGGGGTCGTTCAAGGAAAGAAGGGAAGACTATCACTAATCTTCACCATTACCGTGCAGAGATTTTCTATGTTGCTATTGACAAAATATGTGTGAAGATGGATCACCGCTTTAGTGAAAGAACTAACATTGTGCTTGATTGCTTCTCATGTCTTGACCCCAAGAACTCTTTATCCAAGTTTAATGTGGATAAGCTTGCTCATCTTGCTGATATTTATCATACGGACTTTTCTGATGATGACTGTGGAACAATAAAGGAACAACTTGCCACTTTTATACTTCAAGTGAAAAGACATGCTTCCTTTTCTGCTTGTGATGATGTTGCAAGTTTGGCTATGAAGATGGTTCAAACTGAGAAACATTTGTTATTTTCATTGATCTACAAACTTATTGAGTTGGCTTTGATATTGCTAGTATCCACAACATCTGTTGAAAGAGATTTTTCAGCAATGAAGATTATCAAGTCTAAATTGCGCAACACGATCAACAATGAGTGGTTCAGTGACTTGATGATATGTTACACCGAGTGGTGGATATTCAAGTCAATTAGTGATTTTAATATTCTTCAAACATTTACCGCAAAGAAGACTCGGAGATGTCATTTGCCTTGTGGTTTTCTACCAACTTAG